A section of the Clostridium sp. TW13 genome encodes:
- a CDS encoding ArnT family glycosyltransferase, translating to MIRNIKTTMPNLFQKYYFILLLGILVLACFNIFANLNSYPIADWDEARHGVNAYEMLHNKNYIVNTYNYKTDYYNLKPSLSYWLIMLGYKLVGFSPLGLRLYSAVSALLTIILVALFVKKKHGKIACIISTAVLATTSQYLLSHCARTGDADSVYILLFTIAMISMAKIEDNINWIYLSGLSFSLAFLAKSWHAFAIVAIGGLYLLFSKYIFKLKLKQWLLFIASSILPIGLWAIFRYAKDGTKFFTEMIQYDLFARSATPLEGHTGTVLYYFDVIENYYSYWLIILFGVFIGYLTLSNKNNKKKISGYTLTMLLWILVPFVAFSIAKTKLSWYIIPIYPALAICIGAFSKKIITDLNKNNIVQFVLLFSLLLSLGLNERVIYLGIRSPHVDGSQSPIKQLSDLPEYNGLDAYISYSAQNTIKKLKSFPEYNGVNAYTLCGTYGGSEFWDQSQFLAAELYRNLKPVNGGVKAFINDTNKSILIVPKNANTDKIIKDNNLKIIIKTDSNLILTK from the coding sequence ATGATTAGAAATATTAAAACAACCATGCCCAACCTTTTTCAAAAGTATTATTTCATATTATTACTAGGAATTTTAGTATTAGCATGTTTTAATATCTTTGCAAATCTTAATTCTTATCCAATAGCAGATTGGGATGAAGCAAGACATGGAGTCAATGCATATGAAATGTTGCACAATAAAAACTATATAGTTAATACATATAATTATAAAACTGATTACTATAATTTAAAACCATCTCTAAGTTATTGGCTTATAATGCTTGGCTATAAGCTTGTAGGATTTTCTCCTCTTGGGCTTAGACTATACTCAGCAGTATCAGCACTACTAACAATTATACTTGTTGCTTTATTTGTGAAGAAAAAACATGGTAAAATTGCGTGTATTATTTCAACAGCAGTTTTAGCTACCACATCACAATATTTACTTTCCCATTGTGCTAGAACTGGCGATGCTGATAGTGTCTATATTTTATTATTTACAATTGCAATGATATCTATGGCTAAAATCGAAGATAACATTAATTGGATCTATTTATCCGGCCTATCTTTTTCCCTAGCTTTTTTAGCAAAAAGCTGGCATGCGTTTGCTATAGTAGCCATAGGTGGATTATATCTATTATTCAGTAAATATATATTTAAATTAAAACTTAAGCAGTGGTTACTTTTCATAGCATCATCTATTTTACCTATTGGTCTTTGGGCCATATTTAGATATGCCAAAGACGGCACTAAGTTTTTTACAGAAATGATACAGTATGACTTATTCGCTCGATCTGCTACTCCTTTAGAAGGCCACACTGGTACTGTATTATACTATTTTGATGTTATTGAAAATTATTATTCTTATTGGCTTATTATATTATTTGGAGTTTTTATAGGATATTTAACTCTCTCTAATAAAAATAATAAGAAAAAAATATCTGGCTATACATTAACTATGTTATTATGGATTCTAGTCCCATTTGTAGCCTTTTCTATAGCTAAAACAAAACTTTCATGGTATATAATACCCATATACCCAGCTTTAGCTATATGCATTGGTGCTTTCTCAAAAAAAATAATAACAGATTTGAATAAAAATAATATTGTTCAATTTGTGCTATTATTTAGTTTATTGCTAAGTTTAGGATTAAATGAAAGAGTCATTTATCTAGGAATTAGATCTCCTCATGTAGACGGAAGTCAAAGTCCCATAAAACAGCTTAGTGATTTACCTGAATACAATGGTCTAGATGCTTACATATCATATAGTGCTCAGAATACTATTAAAAAGCTTAAATCTTTCCCTGAATACAATGGTGTAAATGCGTATACTTTGTGCGGTACATACGGTGGTTCTGAATTCTGGGATCAAAGTCAGTTTTTAGCTGCAGAATTATACAGAAACTTAAAACCTGTAAATGGTGGCGTTAAAGCATTTATTAACGATACAAATAAATCTATCTTAATAGTTCCCAAAAATGCCAACACTGATAAGATAATAAAAGATAATAACTTAAAAATTATAATAAAAACAGACTCTAACTTAATATTAACAAAATAA
- a CDS encoding DUF2207 domain-containing protein: protein MKKILSLFLTFFILITPLTVNASEKNFTISKLLINASIDSSGDLLVQEELTYNFSGNFNGVYINLYKRGTSSINVSKVSVKDKNGMIPLNLYNNEQNNTYELNDSNENTNIKIFSKSSNEEKTFIVNYTVKAAAVKYDGFGELYWSFYNVTNNKNVKDVELNVSLKDTQFIKDKFKYWLYVDGDFNTNYGPDRIQIKGTNLSSLLGVKINFQPEFLNLPTSTYTEPEDLRDYQNNINETSHDPNGNFGHFLFVVVGFVLFAAIFGFVMKKINNKKFRKELEQYRSTYKFFDEKILISPPSDMSPALVNLLYECNKTATTTSTKIKEIAIVSTLFYLSKKGFYSVEEVQIGKHKDLFFIRTTNKTPQLIHLTTLINWFSNYEENGKFSLRSVKDSISNYRNAETFRNKYVGFINDVRLDAHRLRFFVEIRNRQVLSNTGYDELLKWIAYKKYILHTSKNISSNFDDSYLGDAMIYGTALGIDNSILEKLSKDISNVYKKSNRYTSNPNSNGYYDYYNNDAFSSYYLTNLILFDSINDNVDKFYNTHNNSSSSFTGGDGGDGGGFGGFSDGGGFSGGGGSDSGAF from the coding sequence ATGAAAAAAATACTTTCTCTATTTTTAACTTTTTTTATTTTAATTACCCCACTTACTGTTAATGCCTCAGAAAAAAACTTCACAATCTCAAAGCTTTTAATTAATGCAAGTATAGATTCTTCTGGGGATTTATTAGTTCAAGAAGAATTAACTTACAACTTTAGCGGAAATTTTAACGGAGTATATATCAATTTATACAAAAGGGGAACTTCTTCTATTAATGTTTCAAAAGTATCTGTTAAAGATAAGAATGGAATGATTCCATTAAACTTATATAACAATGAACAGAATAATACTTATGAACTAAATGACTCTAATGAAAACACAAATATAAAGATTTTCTCTAAAAGTTCAAATGAAGAAAAAACTTTTATTGTAAATTATACTGTAAAAGCAGCTGCTGTAAAATATGATGGTTTTGGCGAGCTATATTGGAGTTTTTATAATGTAACAAACAATAAAAATGTAAAAGATGTTGAACTGAATGTTTCATTAAAAGATACTCAATTCATTAAAGATAAATTTAAATACTGGCTTTATGTAGATGGAGATTTTAACACCAATTATGGTCCAGATAGAATACAAATTAAAGGAACTAATCTTTCATCACTTTTAGGTGTAAAAATTAACTTTCAACCAGAGTTTTTAAATTTGCCAACTTCTACTTATACAGAACCTGAGGATTTAAGAGACTATCAAAATAATATTAACGAAACTTCACATGACCCTAACGGGAATTTTGGCCACTTTCTATTTGTAGTAGTAGGATTTGTTTTATTTGCTGCTATTTTTGGATTTGTAATGAAAAAAATTAATAATAAAAAGTTCAGAAAAGAACTTGAACAATATAGATCTACCTATAAATTTTTTGATGAAAAAATCCTAATTTCACCGCCTTCAGACATGTCACCAGCTTTGGTTAATTTATTGTACGAATGTAATAAAACTGCTACCACTACTAGTACTAAAATTAAAGAAATTGCTATAGTATCTACCTTATTTTATCTTAGTAAGAAAGGATTTTATTCTGTTGAGGAAGTTCAAATTGGTAAACATAAGGATTTATTTTTTATTAGAACTACGAATAAAACTCCACAATTGATTCATCTAACAACTCTTATTAATTGGTTTTCAAATTATGAGGAGAACGGAAAATTTTCTTTACGATCAGTTAAAGACTCCATTTCTAACTATCGTAATGCTGAAACCTTTAGAAATAAGTATGTTGGTTTTATAAATGATGTAAGATTAGATGCTCATAGACTTCGCTTCTTTGTAGAAATTAGAAATAGACAAGTACTCTCAAACACTGGATATGATGAACTTTTAAAGTGGATAGCATATAAAAAATATATATTACACACAAGCAAGAACATATCTTCCAATTTTGATGATTCTTATTTAGGAGATGCAATGATTTATGGTACTGCCTTAGGTATAGATAATTCTATATTAGAGAAGTTATCAAAAGATATCTCCAACGTATATAAGAAATCTAATAGATATACTAGTAATCCAAATAGTAATGGTTACTATGATTACTATAATAATGATGCTTTTTCATCTTACTATCTCACAAATTTAATATTATTTGATAGTATTAATGATAATGTAGATAAATTTTATAATACCCACAATAATTCTTCTAGTAGCTTTACTGGTGGAGATGGTGGAGATGGTGGAGGATTTGGAGGATTTTCCGACGGTGGTGGCTTCTCTGGTGGTGGAGGAAGTGACTCTGGAGCGTTCTAA
- the aguA gene encoding agmatine deiminase translates to MKIINSTPRKDGFRMPGEFEPHAGCWMVWPERSDNWRYGGKYAQRVFVEVATAISKFEPLTMCVSGAQYDNARSMLPDHIRVVEISNNDSWVRDSGPTFVKNDAGEVRGVDWRFNAWGGLVDGLYFPWDQDDKVAGKICDIERKDRYRLESFVLEGGSIHVDGEGTAMVTEACLLSAGRNPSMTKQEIEEVLMEYLNVDKVIWLERGIYLDETNEHVDNVCTFVRPGVVVLAWTDDETDPQYELSKSCYDILSNTTDAKGRTLEIHKMYLPSPICISVEESNGVDQVVGTQPRMPGDRLAASYVNYYVANGGVVMPVFGDPNDEKAVELMKKLYQDREVVPIYAREILLGGGNIHCITQQQPV, encoded by the coding sequence ATGAAAATAATTAATAGTACGCCTAGAAAAGATGGCTTCAGAATGCCAGGAGAATTCGAACCACATGCTGGTTGCTGGATGGTATGGCCTGAACGTTCTGATAACTGGCGTTATGGTGGAAAGTATGCTCAAAGAGTTTTTGTGGAGGTAGCCACTGCTATATCAAAATTTGAGCCACTTACTATGTGCGTTAGTGGAGCACAATATGATAATGCTAGAAGTATGCTTCCAGATCACATAAGAGTTGTAGAAATTTCAAATAATGATTCATGGGTTAGAGATTCAGGACCAACCTTTGTAAAAAATGATGCAGGTGAAGTTAGAGGAGTAGATTGGAGATTTAATGCATGGGGAGGACTTGTAGATGGTTTATACTTCCCTTGGGATCAAGATGATAAGGTTGCAGGCAAGATTTGTGATATAGAAAGAAAAGATAGATATAGATTAGAAAGTTTTGTACTTGAGGGTGGTTCTATCCACGTAGACGGAGAAGGTACTGCTATGGTGACAGAAGCATGTCTTTTAAGTGCAGGTAGAAATCCATCAATGACAAAACAAGAAATTGAAGAAGTATTAATGGAATATCTTAATGTAGATAAGGTTATATGGCTTGAAAGAGGTATATATCTTGATGAAACTAATGAGCATGTAGATAATGTATGTACATTTGTAAGACCAGGAGTTGTAGTACTAGCATGGACAGATGATGAAACTGATCCACAGTATGAGCTTTCTAAAAGTTGTTATGATATATTAAGCAATACTACGGATGCAAAAGGACGTACTCTTGAGATACACAAAATGTATTTACCATCACCAATATGCATATCAGTAGAAGAAAGCAATGGTGTAGATCAGGTTGTAGGTACTCAACCTAGAATGCCTGGGGACAGACTAGCAGCATCATATGTAAACTACTATGTAGCTAATGGTGGAGTAGTAATGCCTGTATTTGGTGATCCAAACGATGAAAAGGCAGTAGAATTAATGAAGAAGTTATATCAGGATAGAGAAGTTGTGCCAATATATGCAAGAGAAATCTTACTTGGTGGTGGAAACATCCATTGTATCACTCAACAACAACCAGTATAA
- a CDS encoding MBL fold metallo-hydrolase, with protein sequence MINFIGTGSAFNTKLGNTSAFVKKNTSLLLIDCGGTVFHRLQKSNLLNGIENLYIVITHTHPDHVGSLGDTIFYSYFILKHKPTIFFSNKEVIEGLLNKLGVTSDMYNLNTSDKVAVNDSQLGEFNIEFVPVSHVNTIPTHGFIMKLNNKIFYYSGDANSINSKILDNFKKGEINRIYQDTCGLDYDGNAHLSLKKLCEAIPEELRDKVYCMHLDEHVEEKAIEDNGFNLAKVSGDK encoded by the coding sequence ATGATTAATTTTATTGGAACAGGAAGTGCTTTTAATACTAAGCTTGGAAATACAAGTGCTTTTGTAAAGAAGAATACAAGTTTACTTCTTATTGATTGTGGAGGAACAGTTTTTCACAGATTACAAAAGTCTAATCTTTTGAATGGAATAGAGAATTTATATATTGTTATAACCCATACGCATCCTGATCATGTTGGAAGTTTAGGAGACACAATATTCTATTCATATTTTATTCTAAAACATAAGCCAACTATTTTCTTTAGTAATAAGGAAGTGATTGAAGGGCTATTAAACAAACTTGGTGTCACAAGTGATATGTACAATCTTAATACTTCAGATAAGGTAGCAGTGAATGATTCACAACTTGGAGAGTTCAATATAGAATTTGTACCTGTTTCTCATGTGAATACAATACCAACACATGGTTTTATTATGAAGCTAAATAATAAAATATTTTATTATAGTGGAGATGCTAACAGTATAAATAGCAAAATATTAGATAATTTTAAAAAGGGTGAAATTAATAGAATTTATCAAGACACTTGTGGATTGGATTATGATGGAAATGCCCATTTATCACTAAAGAAACTTTGTGAAGCAATTCCTGAAGAGCTTAGAGATAAGGTTTATTGTATGCATCTTGATGAGCATGTAGAAGAAAAAGCAATAGAAGACAATGGATTCAATTTGGCTAAGGTATCTGGAGATAAGTAA
- the aguB gene encoding N-carbamoylputrescine amidase, whose product MRKVKVAATQMSCSWDIDENIKKAEEMVREAAQKGANIILLQELFETPYFCQKEKYEYLDLAKSVEDNKAINHFKVLAKELNVVLPISFFERAGNVAFNSIAIIDADGTVLGTYRKTHIPDGHCYEEKFYFSPGDTGFKVWNTAFGTIGVGICWDQWFPESARCMALLGAEILFYPTAIGSEPILDIDSQPHWQRCMQGHAAANIMPLVASNRIGTETDETSMTFYGTSFIADQTGGIVTQADRENQTVLVAEFDLDDIREMRRSWGVYRDRRPEMYGPIMSLDSSK is encoded by the coding sequence ATGAGAAAAGTGAAAGTAGCAGCAACTCAGATGTCTTGTTCTTGGGACATAGATGAAAATATAAAAAAAGCAGAAGAAATGGTGAGAGAAGCAGCACAAAAAGGTGCTAACATCATACTTCTTCAAGAATTATTTGAAACACCATACTTTTGCCAAAAAGAAAAATATGAGTATTTAGATTTAGCTAAGAGTGTTGAGGATAATAAAGCAATAAACCATTTTAAAGTTTTAGCTAAGGAACTTAATGTAGTTTTACCAATAAGCTTTTTTGAGAGAGCAGGAAATGTAGCTTTCAATAGTATTGCAATCATAGATGCAGATGGAACAGTTTTAGGTACATATCGTAAGACTCATATTCCAGATGGTCACTGTTATGAAGAAAAGTTTTATTTCTCACCAGGAGATACTGGATTTAAAGTATGGAACACAGCATTTGGCACAATAGGTGTAGGTATATGTTGGGATCAATGGTTCCCAGAATCAGCAAGATGTATGGCATTACTAGGAGCAGAAATTTTATTTTATCCAACAGCTATAGGTTCTGAACCAATTTTAGATATAGATTCACAACCTCATTGGCAAAGGTGTATGCAAGGTCATGCTGCAGCGAATATTATGCCATTAGTAGCATCAAACCGTATAGGAACTGAAACTGATGAAACTTCTATGACCTTCTATGGAACATCTTTTATTGCAGATCAAACAGGAGGAATTGTTACTCAAGCAGATAGAGAAAATCAAACAGTTTTAGTTGCTGAATTTGATTTAGATGATATAAGAGAAATGCGTCGTAGTTGGGGAGTTTACAGAGATAGAAGACCAGAAATGTATGGTCCAATAATGTCTTTAGATTCAAGTAAATAG
- a CDS encoding leucine-rich repeat domain-containing protein, which yields MLKKQLKTLNVMKALLILLLSVLIMVPSNVFASTTSKAKVSISNIADISKNVRMGDKYALPNTVTATMSNKTTKQVPVKWNAKVVNTNKAGKYSFVGTVQGYNKKVTLTLNVQKYIKSVGDINATVIVGDSYRLPSAVTAIMNDNSKQQVSIIWNKSIDTNKVGKCNFTGNVQGYSKKINAMITVKDIVITFKDENLKKLVLDEVRKSCDQTIIHRSDVLKVTKLSFQNEEINNITGLEHFVNLESLDLSENKISDISALKGLTKLQRLLLQDNKIKDISALKNMVKLETLDLNGSQVKDISPIKDLIQMKDLNAYGNQIRDISSLKGLTNLKRFILGSNPISDISVVRNFTKLQELNINAAEIKDISVLKGLKNLVGINICHNQIKDISPLKDLKNLEWIDFDNNQIANIDALRGLTKLNDISFDSNRICNIDALKGLTKLKDLCLSNNQIININVLGNLKSLTSLELNYNKIKDINILKKMTNLRGIAIKGNQVSYEDKIALVHALPKCIMSI from the coding sequence ATGTTGAAAAAGCAATTAAAGACTTTAAATGTAATGAAAGCTCTTTTAATTTTACTATTATCAGTTTTAATAATGGTACCTAGCAATGTTTTTGCAAGTACTACTTCAAAAGCAAAAGTATCGATAAGTAACATAGCTGATATTAGTAAGAATGTAAGAATGGGGGACAAGTATGCTTTGCCCAATACAGTAACAGCAACTATGAGCAATAAAACTACTAAACAAGTACCGGTGAAATGGAATGCTAAAGTTGTTAATACAAATAAGGCAGGCAAGTATTCTTTTGTAGGAACTGTACAAGGATATAATAAGAAGGTTACATTAACTTTAAATGTACAAAAGTATATAAAGTCTGTTGGTGATATTAACGCAACTGTAATTGTTGGTGATAGTTATAGATTACCAAGTGCAGTAACAGCAATTATGAATGATAATTCAAAACAACAAGTATCAATAATATGGAACAAAAGCATTGATACCAATAAGGTAGGCAAGTGTAATTTCACAGGCAATGTGCAAGGATATAGCAAAAAAATCAATGCAATGATAACAGTAAAAGATATTGTAATAACATTTAAAGATGAAAACTTAAAAAAGCTAGTACTAGATGAAGTAAGAAAGAGCTGTGATCAAACTATAATACATCGAAGTGATGTCTTAAAGGTAACTAAGTTATCATTTCAGAATGAAGAAATTAATAATATAACTGGTCTTGAGCATTTTGTTAATTTGGAAAGTCTTGATTTATCAGAGAATAAAATAAGTGACATAAGTGCATTGAAGGGATTAACTAAATTACAAAGGCTCTTATTACAAGATAATAAAATTAAAGATATAAGTGCGCTTAAAAATATGGTAAAGTTAGAAACCCTTGATTTGAATGGTAGCCAAGTAAAGGATATAAGTCCAATAAAGGATTTGATTCAAATGAAAGATCTTAATGCATATGGTAATCAAATAAGGGATATAAGTTCATTAAAGGGATTAACTAATTTAAAAAGGTTTATATTAGGTTCAAATCCAATAAGTGATATAAGCGTAGTGAGGAATTTTACAAAGTTACAAGAACTTAATATAAATGCTGCTGAGATAAAGGACATAAGTGTATTAAAAGGGTTAAAGAATCTAGTAGGGATTAATATATGTCATAATCAAATAAAAGATATAAGCCCATTAAAGGATTTGAAAAATTTAGAGTGGATAGATTTTGATAATAACCAGATAGCTAATATAGATGCACTAAGAGGTTTAACTAAGTTAAATGATATTTCTTTCGATTCTAATCGTATATGCAATATAGATGCATTAAAAGGGTTAACTAAATTAAAAGATCTTTGCCTAAGTAATAATCAAATAATTAATATAAATGTACTAGGAAATCTAAAAAGTTTAACAAGCTTGGAGTTAAATTATAACAAAATTAAAGATATAAACATTTTGAAGAAGATGACTAATCTCAGAGGTATTGCAATAAAGGGTAATCAGGTTAGCTATGAGGATAAGATAGCATTAGTACATGCATTACCTAAATGTATTATGAGTATCTAA
- a CDS encoding helix-turn-helix domain-containing protein → MYDVFVSDYYFFSNDVSFLFETKNKDGLLKLIKHKHCEELQDNIPIITKRNDLLMWNVVFARGIIKKGATKQYLHTIYNKFYKAILLANTIDALQKLELDIATAYIDILLDFVEVTDNLIINKIIGYLYVNIESSPTLADIAKALNSSVGYLSSCFKKTTGVSIMEYFKRIKIDRAKALLVSTEKSILEISTLLGFCDQANFSRNFKKIVGVTPTKYRNDLSSQKP, encoded by the coding sequence ATGTACGATGTATTTGTTTCTGATTATTACTTTTTTTCTAATGATGTGTCTTTTTTGTTTGAAACAAAAAACAAAGATGGACTACTCAAATTAATAAAACATAAACACTGTGAAGAACTACAAGACAATATTCCGATAATTACAAAAAGAAATGACCTATTGATGTGGAATGTTGTATTCGCCAGAGGAATAATAAAAAAAGGGGCTACAAAACAATATCTACATACTATATATAATAAGTTTTATAAGGCAATATTATTAGCCAATACAATAGACGCATTACAAAAACTAGAACTAGATATTGCCACTGCTTATATAGATATATTACTTGATTTTGTAGAAGTTACAGATAACCTTATAATAAACAAAATTATTGGCTACCTATATGTAAATATCGAGAGTTCTCCTACCTTGGCAGATATTGCGAAAGCTCTAAATAGTTCTGTTGGATATTTATCTAGCTGCTTTAAGAAAACCACTGGCGTATCAATAATGGAATATTTCAAGAGAATAAAAATTGACAGAGCTAAAGCTCTATTAGTTAGTACAGAAAAAAGCATTCTAGAAATTTCAACTCTTCTTGGATTTTGTGACCAAGCTAATTTCAGTAGAAACTTTAAAAAAATAGTAGGAGTAACACCTACTAAATATAGAAATGATTTATCTTCACAAAAACCATAA
- a CDS encoding glycoside hydrolase family 13 protein — translation MNKYAVYHVTDVPYAYGKDIDTLQVRLRVARNDIKSCKVHYKDRYNWTTDFDVKEMKVVVNTELFDFYETDISVDRNRYRYFFELEDYEGNIIFLDDRGFRTDNIKIKEATAFQYPYITEADLYKEEKWLQEAVVYQIFVDRFENGDKTNDLPNTLPWGGEVTPKSMFGGDLQGIINKLDYIEELGVDLIYLTPIFKSTSNHKYNTMDYFQIDPQFGTLDTARELVKRCHEKNIRIVFDAVFNHSGSDFFAFKDVIKNGENSKYKDWYFVDEFPVDTNKVNYYTFANHVSEMPKFNTANPEVKEYLLKVAQYWVKEIGIDGWRLDVCDEVDHDFWRAFRKAVKECNPKAIVVGEIMHEASSFLKGDQLDSIMNYPFKGAMTDFFAKRSISAEKFDDILSVNRCIYMDSITRQMWNLFDSHDTARFLTECDSNIERMELAIAFQFTYVGVPYVYYGDEIGLEGGHDPQSRKCMIWDESKQNKDFFNLYKNLIKIRKENPVLVYGEYKNLVCKDNVIIFERVLGNEKIVVAINNNYGRKTVEVNLQGEYKDLLAENNHCYDNCIDLEPMQFKILKK, via the coding sequence ATGAATAAATACGCAGTATACCATGTTACAGATGTCCCTTATGCATATGGCAAAGATATAGATACTTTACAAGTAAGATTAAGAGTAGCTAGAAATGATATAAAGAGCTGTAAAGTTCACTATAAAGATAGATATAATTGGACTACAGATTTTGATGTTAAAGAGATGAAAGTTGTAGTTAATACAGAATTATTTGATTTTTATGAAACAGATATATCTGTGGACAGAAATAGATATAGATATTTTTTTGAATTAGAAGATTATGAAGGAAATATAATTTTTTTAGATGATAGAGGCTTCAGAACAGATAATATTAAAATTAAAGAGGCCACAGCATTTCAATATCCCTATATAACAGAAGCCGATTTATATAAAGAAGAAAAATGGCTTCAAGAAGCAGTTGTTTATCAAATATTTGTAGATAGATTTGAGAATGGAGACAAAACTAACGATTTACCGAATACACTTCCTTGGGGGGGAGAAGTAACACCTAAATCTATGTTTGGAGGAGACTTACAAGGAATAATTAATAAATTAGATTATATAGAAGAACTTGGTGTAGATTTAATTTATTTGACACCTATTTTTAAATCTACTTCAAACCACAAATATAACACCATGGATTACTTTCAAATAGATCCTCAATTTGGTACGTTAGATACAGCAAGAGAACTTGTGAAGAGATGTCATGAAAAAAATATTAGAATAGTTTTTGATGCGGTTTTTAATCATTCAGGTAGCGATTTCTTTGCATTTAAAGATGTAATAAAGAATGGAGAAAATTCTAAATATAAGGATTGGTATTTTGTAGATGAGTTCCCTGTGGATACTAACAAGGTGAATTATTATACCTTTGCTAATCACGTTTCTGAAATGCCTAAGTTTAATACAGCAAACCCAGAAGTAAAAGAATACTTATTGAAGGTTGCACAGTATTGGGTTAAGGAAATAGGAATAGATGGTTGGAGATTGGATGTATGCGACGAAGTTGATCATGATTTTTGGAGAGCTTTCAGAAAGGCAGTAAAAGAGTGCAATCCAAAGGCCATAGTTGTAGGAGAAATAATGCATGAAGCAAGTTCTTTCCTAAAAGGAGATCAGTTAGATAGTATAATGAATTATCCGTTTAAAGGAGCAATGACAGACTTTTTTGCAAAAAGAAGTATTAGTGCAGAGAAGTTTGATGATATATTATCTGTAAATAGATGTATTTATATGGATAGTATAACTAGACAAATGTGGAATTTGTTTGACAGTCATGATACTGCTAGATTTTTAACTGAATGTGATAGTAATATTGAAAGAATGGAGCTTGCAATAGCATTTCAATTCACTTATGTTGGAGTTCCATATGTATATTATGGGGATGAGATAGGCCTTGAGGGGGGCCATGATCCTCAATCAAGAAAATGTATGATATGGGATGAAAGTAAACAGAATAAAGACTTCTTTAACCTATATAAGAATTTAATAAAAATAAGAAAAGAAAATCCTGTACTAGTATATGGAGAATATAAAAACTTAGTTTGTAAAGACAATGTGATTATTTTTGAAAGAGTATTAGGAAATGAAAAAATAGTAGTTGCTATAAATAATAATTACGGAAGAAAAACAGTAGAAGTTAATTTACAAGGAGAATATAAAGATCTACTTGCAGAAAATAATCATTGTTATGATAATTGTATAGATTTAGAGCCTATGCAATTTAAAATATTAAAAAAGTAG